AATAAAAATCGATTAATAGCTCGTCTGGAAAACTTAACTACTAATCGATTAAAAGTAATATTCTTTGATTTTTTTGAGCATATTATTTTTTATACTATCTTTAATATTAATACAAGATATTGTATTTTTAAAAATAAATTTGTTGATTTATCAACCTGCTAAGTTATAGTAGGCTGCTACATATTGTGATTGAAATTTAAAATCAATCTGTTATAATACAGACATAGATCAAGTTCAGAGGGCCCTAGGAGTTAGGTGCTGGACTAACAGAACCTCACATCTGTATTATTTTTACAGAATGTGGGGTTTTTGTTTTTTTGGAGGCTTTTTTAATGACTGACAATCCTAAACCGTTTACTACTCATAATCAACAACTAAAAATTCTCCGCAGCAGAGGTTTGATTGTCAAGCCTAGTGCGAATAGAGCTTTAGAAGAACATGGCTATTACTCTATTATCAATGGCTATAAGAAATTGTTTTTAGAAAAAGATTCAAATGGACGTCCTATCGATCCTGAAAGATATATCACCGGTTCAACTTTTGAAGAAATTAAAAGTTTATATGATTTTGATAGAGAGCTTCGCCAGATCTTATATGGTCCACTAATGGAATACGAAAGTAATCTTGGCGCAGAGTTGTCTTACAAATTTTCCAAACGTTATACTGAACCACATTCATATCTTGCTATGAACAACTTTTCAAGAAATGACGCCGATGCTTTTAATGTTGTTAAAACAATCAATTCTCTATCTTATGAGATACAAAAAAATACTAAGGGTGATAATGCAATTAGACATTACATAAACAAGTACGGTTATGTTCCATTATGGGTACTAGTAAATTTTATGACATTTGGAGAATTAAATTACTTTTATCAAAATTGTAGTGATAAACCTGATAGAGAGCATCATTTAATTGGATTAAAAACAGAAATTGCTAAAGACTTTGCATTAAAATATAAAAGAAATTATAAGCAAAACATACAAGTGCATCCATTATCAATAGAATCAATTAATACTTTAGTAAATCATTTTAGAAATTCAGTTGCACATAGTGAAATAACTTATAGGAAAATTGTTAAGAAAGGAGTTAATTTTTCTAGTATTTTAAGTGATTTACAAATACCACGTACTCTCAGACAGACAATTAG
This DNA window, taken from Lactobacillus sp. ESL0684, encodes the following:
- a CDS encoding Abi family protein, producing the protein MTDNPKPFTTHNQQLKILRSRGLIVKPSANRALEEHGYYSIINGYKKLFLEKDSNGRPIDPERYITGSTFEEIKSLYDFDRELRQILYGPLMEYESNLGAELSYKFSKRYTEPHSYLAMNNFSRNDADAFNVVKTINSLSYEIQKNTKGDNAIRHYINKYGYVPLWVLVNFMTFGELNYFYQNCSDKPDREHHLIGLKTEIAKDFALKYKRNYKQNIQVHPLSIESINTLVNHFRNSVAHSEITYRKIVKKGVNFSSILSDLQIPRTLRQTISQSNRNSSQCGVFELIVSLKLVLNKRQYTVLKKNIQNLISKYQNEFHSVSFTAILNDMHFPRNYDEFL